In Panacibacter microcysteis, the genomic stretch AGTGCGCCTGCTTTTTCAGGATTTCTATCCGCAACGATCACGGAACGATTACCTCTTACAAGATTCGTAGCTACAGTAGTGCCTATATTGCCAAGACCAATCACTGCAACCTTTAATGTCTGTGTCATAACCTTTTGTTTCTAAATTAACGAATGATTTACCGCACAAAAATCCATCATTGTGGCGGCTGTAACCAATGACCTTGATTAAGAAATAGTCTTGATGTAGATTAAGATGTTACGTTTTCGTTGCCCGGCTTCGCCTGTTGCGTAAGCGACTTAAAAATTCAGGGGTAATGCCCAAGAAGGCTGCTATCTGTACTTGTGAAAGACGGTTTACCAGGTGCGGGTAAAGGTCTAAAAATGATTGATAACGTTCTTCGCCTGTGGAACTAATATTTTGCAGCAGTCGTTGCTGCAAACGGATAAAGCTGTTTTCCAAAAGCACCCGGAAGATGCGGTCAAACTTTGGAGCTTGTATGTAAAGCGCAATCAAATCATCCCGGGTTATTTGCAGCACAACCGTATCTTCCAAAGCATCGATGTTTAAGGATGATGGCTTAACTCCGTGAAAGCTTCCCAGGTCGTTGATCCAATAGTTTTCGACTGCGAATTGAAGAATGTGTGTGCTGCCTTTTTCATCAATTTTATACATGCGCAAACATCCCCGTACAACAAAATAAAAATGTGTACAGACATCTCCCTCCTGCAGTATAAATTGTCGCTTTCTGAAAAGACGTGGTTTAAATAAGCCTGTAACCAGTCTTGCCTCTTCACTGTTTATTGGAATAATCCTGTTGAAGTAGTTAAGTAATGGATCAATATTTGTCTGCAATAATGCTTCCTTATTCATTTGTTACAATTACAAAGATATTTCACCAGCTTGTTTAAACGCCGCTCTCCTGCTCAACCCGGCACAATCAAAGCCTGCTGCAGTGATTACGATTTTCCCTGGCGGGTGAAATATACAATTGAAAGTAAGCACTAAAGTTGAAAGTTGTTTGTACTGCCCCAACCCATTGCCTTATTTGCAATCGGCCAGTAAACCTTTATGTCTTTAAAAGGAAGGTTATTGTCAATCATGCACCGGAGTATCACTGTTTGCATCCTCGCAACGTTTGTATAATTATTACATGAAAATGCGGTGCATTTTTTTGCTATAAATCTCTTTTTTATCAGGCTGCATTACTACTATCACCACCTGTTGTGTCACTCACTTGTACTGCAGCAAATATGTCGGCATCGGCTAAGTGGTTTTTGTTAAATTGACTGCTTTGTTGTGGGGGGTGAGTTATGAATTCCCTGGTGAATCATTATCCATTTGCAGATGGTGGTTCTGCTGATGCCATACTTTGCTGCCAGCTTCTTGAAGCCGCAGCCTTGCGTTAAATACTCCGCAATGATGTGTTCTTTTAAATCCATGATTTGGTTGATTTTTAGTCAACCTGGTTCAGGACGAGACAATAGATTTACAAATGTTGAATCTAAAACTGTCAAGCCCCTATTGCCAATACGATGTTAGCGGTTCGGTTTTCTTTTTTGTCGTATTGCTCTACCAAAATTTCCACCAGGGTTTTGTTTGCTCAGATTCGTCTGTCTCTGCAGTTACAGCCCAAAATTCTTCTTTAAATGGTAAATTTGTAAATTCCTTTGTCACCATATGCACATACGGATAGATTGCGTCTTCATTTCCGTTTTGAAATCTTTTCATTATTTTTTGAATCGGCCAAATTTGTCCTTCATTTGGAAGTTGTAAAAATAAATTTAGTTCGGCTTGTGGGTCGTTGTCGTCGGTTACCCAGTCAGCACCTTTCACGTTTTTAATGATTGTTTCACCAACATACGAACCAATAGAAAAAAGTTTTGGTCCAAATCCTTTTCCGTAAAGTCGCCCACCTTTTTTAGGTCGTCCGTTTTTCATATTTACGGTAAAAAACCTGTCCACTTCAACTATGCTGTCAATTGTGAAATCAAGTTTGAAACCGTCAGCAGCAAATGCTTCCACTATCCAGTCTGATCGTGATTTAATGTCTTCTCTTAATGTTGCCATGTTTTAAATGTCTTTTTTGCTCTTCATTTCGGTGTCTTTCTCTAACTGACCGCTAACGATTTCGGGCTCTGCGTTCGAGCGGGTTTCGAAGCACAAAAGCCGATGTTATTACTACAATTCATTAGAAGCGCAAAGCTCCAAGATTGTTCGTCAGCCCGCCTGACGCAAAACCCGTGGTAACGTTCGTTTTTCTTTCTGCTTACATGTCAAAGTCGAAATAGTAAGCCTTTTGTTCAGTTTTGTCGTACCAAAAGTATTTGAAATATTGATGGTCGCCTTGCCAGCTATACAAGTCCAGGTTCACAATTTTTTTCTTGTCCCACCAGTCAAAGTCGTGTTGAAGTCCAAACGCATAGTCAGCCGTTTCTTTGTCAAGTTTTAATTGATGCTTTTCAATTATTTTTCTTGCCGTTGTCGTGTCGCAGTTGAATGAAAACATATAGTCTGCGTCAATGCCAATTGCATCGTCAAAGCAATAAATATTTTTGATGTCAGGCGTAAGGTCAACTTTTAAAAAATCTATGAAACGTTCTTTATTAAACTTTGTATCCGGTTTGTAAGCATCAAAATGGGGCACAACTTTATCAACAAGGTCTTTTGATTTGTCCTTAACTTTTTCCCCAGTCTTGTCGGCTAGATCTTGTCCCTTATTTTTTATTCGGTCGCATGAAACTATTGTCAAAGCAAAGATGATTGTCGTTATGTAAGTTGTTAGTTTCATAGTCGTTTTAAAATGCCGCATAAGGTTCGAGGTTTGCCGCAGGGATGGAATAGTTGCTGTGTCCGCCCGGCTACTGAAGCCGATTAAAATTACTAATGTTGAAGTTAACAACTAAAAGCTAAATAGATAAGGTCAAGCCCGATATTAGCTGATAGTAGTCAACCTATGGTTATTATAAGGTCTTCCAGCCTTGCGGCAAACATTTTGTTGCCAGCAGTTATTCTTAGTCAGTAAAAATATTCTTTTCTAAATATTCTGTCGTTCTCTCGCTTGCGTTTTCCGTTTCCTTTCGCTGTTACTTTAAAGATTTTGTTTTCTGTACAGTTGCCAAAACTATCATAAGTGTATTCTTCTTCAAAAATAGTTTCAGTTCCATTCATA encodes the following:
- a CDS encoding Crp/Fnr family transcriptional regulator is translated as MNKEALLQTNIDPLLNYFNRIIPINSEEARLVTGLFKPRLFRKRQFILQEGDVCTHFYFVVRGCLRMYKIDEKGSTHILQFAVENYWINDLGSFHGVKPSSLNIDALEDTVVLQITRDDLIALYIQAPKFDRIFRVLLENSFIRLQQRLLQNISSTGEERYQSFLDLYPHLVNRLSQVQIAAFLGITPEFLSRLRNRRSRATKT